In Tribolium castaneum strain GA2 chromosome 4, icTriCast1.1, whole genome shotgun sequence, one DNA window encodes the following:
- the LOC659765 gene encoding diacylglycerol kinase theta isoform X7 gives MASVAGSTEQPPAAHGHSFCKKTFHKPTYCHHCSDMLWGLIQQGFICEVCNFVVHDRCFKTVVSPCSSIAASLIKNPVAHCWSEPFHHKRKFCNVCRKRLDDSVSIHCEICEYFVHTECQDFAVADCKENATYLPGKQLSNVHHQHHWREGNLPSNSKCALCKKTCWTTECLSGYRCEWCGMTCHATCHVNITSECTFGVLEPIYLPPHAVSIPRTEVPMEAIIGVQVRRKDVTMSLISGDSDRRTAFSSVLKRLSVVLPSSCQGKCQPSPPYVRARSISEEFSSGDAGRYRDSEEYSQSHTPGRDSRQDKTNKDKEDRDEEVIKVYDGNNSLRRRIFRTIVVSRQAPLKQVLTQALRAFHITKDPSSFHLTDLYSPEEAVLQDPTPVMNLHRKEGKRPAVFLRFKDRDNDKGEVRVYPGKLQVSQAFCTVPVDSNTSVGDLIREALKRFGLEDYNCEDYRCSEVLLDRGVTERVLSWNERPWEIMKQLGKDSIRQMELMRFYLQLKQDPHGPNVALFVGNLPPNLSERNYENILTEFLGKENKFSKIGPIYYEYGSMVITYEDSDKAVRALYTLRESKFEDKHLLVMLLPNIEPSMTPSGVQPLLVFVNVKSGGCQGLELISSFRKLLNPYQVFDLDNGGPLPGLYVFRNIQNYKILVCGGDGTIGWVLQCLDNVGQDSQCSSPACAIVPLGTGNDLARVLRWGPGYTGGEDPLNLLRDVIDAEEIRLDRWTVVFHPEDKPDDSVKQVNSTVVAGSTSEDNSQIFVMNNYFGIGIDADLCLDFHNAREENPNKFNSRLHNKSVYVKMGLRKMVGPKMCKDLHKEVRLEVDGKHVELPQVEGIIILNILSWGSGANPWGPEKEDQFSKPNHWDGMLEVVGVTGVVHLGQIQSGLRSAMRIAQGGHIKIHLHSDIPVQVDGEPWVQSPCDVVVLKSALKATMLKKNKFKRRPTEPNILPANGEGGKSTDD, from the exons tgtgTAACTTCGTGGTGCATGATCGCTGCTTCAAGACTGTGGTGTCCCCGTGTTCCAGCATTGCCGCCAGCCTTATCAAG AATCCGGTAGCCCACTGTTGGTCAGAACCGTTCCATCATAAGCGAAAATTTTGTAATGTGTGTAGGAAAAGGCTAGATGATAGCGTATCCATCCACTGTGAGA TTTGCGAGTACTTCGTACACACCGAATGTCAGGATTTCGCCGTTGCTGATTGCAAGGAAAACGCTACATATCTTCCGGGAAAGCAATTGTCGAACGTACACCACCAGCACCACTGGCGAGAGGGCAATCTGCCAAGCAACTCAAAATGCGCTCTCTGCAAGAAAACCTGCTGGACGACGGAATGCTTGTCGGGATATCGGTGCGAATGGTGCGGCATGACT TGTCATGCGACATGCCATGTCAATATAACATCCGAATGCACGTTCGGGGTGCTGGAACCGATTTACCTGCCACCGCATGCCGTCAGCATTCCAAGGACCGAAGTACCCATGGAGGCTATCATCGGTGTACAAGTTCGACGCAAGGATGTCACCATGTCTC TCATCAGTGGCGATAGTGATAGACGGACTGCTTTTTCGAGTGTCTTGAAGCGTCTTTCTGTTGTTTTGCCATCCTCATGTCAGGGCAAATGCCAGCCCTCACCCCCTTATGTTCGAG CGAGGAGCATTTCGGAAGAGTTCAGCAGTGGAGATGCTGGACGTTACAGGGATTCGGAGGAATACAGCCAGTCTCATACACCGGGACGCGACAGCAGACAGGACAAAACCAACAAGGATAAGGAGGATAGGGATGAGG AGGTGATCAAAGTCTATGATGGGAATAACTCATTGAGAAGAAGGATCTTCCGGACCATTGTGGTATCACGACAGGCACCATTGAAGCAAGTGTTAACACAAGCTTTACGGGCGTTTCATATCACAAAAGATCCAAGTTCATTCCATCTGACAGATCTCTATTCTCCAGAGGAGGCAGTTTTGCAAGATCCAACACCGGTGATGAATCTTCATAGGAAAGAAGGGAAAAGGCCCGCAGTTTTCCTCCGATTCAA GGATCGGGACAACGACAAGGGTGAAGTACGTGTCTACCCTGGCAAGTTACAGGTATCCCAGGCATTCTGCACCGTGCCTGTGGATTCCAATACATCGGTTGGTGATCTCATACGCGAAGCTCTCAAACGTTTCGGCCTCGAGGATTATAACTGCGAGGACTACCGTTGTAGCGAAGTGCTACTGGATCGTGGAG TCACTGAGCGTGTTTTATCATGGAACGAGAGGCCGTGGGAAATAATGAAACAATTAGGGAAAGACAGCATCAGACAGATGGAGCTCATGAGGTTTTATTTGCAGTTAAAACAAGACCCACATGGACCAAATGTAGCATTATTTGTGGGCAATTTGCCTCCGAATCTCTCCGAAAGGAACTACGAGAATATACTAACGGAGTTTTTAGGGAAAG aaaacaaattttctaaaattggtCCAATCTATTACGAATACGGGTCTATGGTTATAACGTACGAGGATTCCGATAAGGCTGTCAGAGCATTATACACTTTACGAGAATCAAAATTCGAGGACAAACACTTACTTG TGATGTTGTTGCCAAACATTGAACCCTCAATGACTCCAAGCGGCGTGCAACCGCTCCTGGTCTTCGTCAATGTTAAATCCGGGGGCTGTCAAGGCCTCGAACTCATATCCAGTTTTCGAAAGCTTCTGAACCCGTACCAAGTCTTCGATTTAGACAACGGCGGTCCTTTGCCAGGCTTGTACGTATTCAGAAACattcaaaactacaaaattcTGGTTTGTGGTGGTGACGGAACCATCGGTTGGGTTCTCCAGTGTTTGGACAATGTCGGACAGGACTCTCAGTGTTCTTCTCCGGCTTGTGCCATTGTTCCACTGGGAACAG GGAACGATTTGGCGAGGGTGCTCAGATGGGGGCCTGGATATACAGGAGGTGAAGACCCGTTAAATCTTTTACGGGATGTTATTGACGCGGAGGAAATACGCTTGGATCGATGGACGGTGGTGTTCCATCCAGAGGATAAACCCGATGACAGCGTTAAGCAGGTCAACTCCACCG TTGTAGCAGGTTCGACGAGCGAAGACAACTCTCAAATCTTCGTAATGAACAATTATTTCGGGATCGGCATCGACGCAGACTTGTGTCTGGATTTTCACAACGCACGTGAAGAGAATCCCAACAAATTCAACAGTCGTTTGCACAACAAGAGCGTCTATGTCAAAATGGGGCTGCGCAAAATGGTGGGGCCAAAAATGTGCAAGGACTTGCACAAAGAAGTACGCTTAGAAGTCGACGGAAAGCATGTGGAACTACCTCAAGTGGAAGGCATCATCATACTTAATATACTAAG TTGGGGCTCCGGAGCCAATCCGTGGGGTCCGGAGAAGGAAGACCAGTTTTCGAAACCCAATCATTGGGATGGAATGTTGGAAGTAGTTGGAGTTACTGGAGTGGTACACTTGGGGCAGATCCAGTCAGGACTAAGATCGGCCATGAGGATTGCacaa GGTGGTCATATAAAAATTCATCTTCATTCAGACATTCCAGTCCAAGTGGATGGTGAACCATGGGTGCAAAGCCCTTGTGATGTCGTTGTGCTCAAGTCTGCTCTCAAG GCGACCATGCTGAAGAAAAATAAGTTCAAGCGTCGGCCTACAGAACCGAACATTCTTCCTGCCAATGGGGAGGGGGGCAAGAGCACCGATGACTAG
- the LOC659765 gene encoding diacylglycerol kinase theta isoform X5 — protein sequence MASVAGSTEQPPAAHGHSFCKKTFHKPTYCHHCSDMLWGLIQQGFICEVCNFVVHDRCFKTVVSPCSSIAASLIKNPVAHCWSEPFHHKRKFCNVCRKRLDDSVSIHCEICEYFVHTECQDFAVADCKENATYLPGKQLSNVHHQHHWREGNLPSNSKCALCKKTCWTTECLSGYRCEWCGMTCHATCHVNITSECTFGVLEPIYLPPHAVSIPRTEVPMEAIIGVQVRRKDVTMSLISGDSDRRTAFSSVLKRLSVVLPSSCQGKCQPSPPYVRARSISEEFSSGDAGRYRDSEEYSQSHTPGRDSRQDKTNKDKEDRDEEVIKVYDGNNSLRRRIFRTIVVSRQAPLKQVLTQALRAFHITKDPSSFHLTDLYSPEEAVLQDPTPVMNLHRKEGKRPAVFLRFKDRDNDKGEVRVYPGKLQVSQAFCTVPVDSNTSVGDLIREALKRFGLEDYNCEDYRCSEVLLDRGVTERVLSWNERPWEIMKQLGKDSIRQMELMRFYLQLKQDPHGPNVALFVGNLPPNLSERNYENILTEFLGKENKFSKIGPIYYEYGSMVITYEDSDKAVRALYTLRESKFEDKHLLVMLLPNIEPSMTPSGVQPLLVFVNVKSGGCQGLELISSFRKLLNPYQVFDLDNGGPLPGLYVFRNIQNYKILVCGGDGTIGWVLQCLDNVGQDSQCSSPACAIVPLGTGNDLARVLRWGPGYTGGEDPLNLLRDVIDAEEIRLDRWTVVFHPEDKPDDSVKQVNSTGSTSEDNSQIFVMNNYFGIGIDADLCLDFHNAREENPNKFNSRLHNKSVYVKMGLRKMVGPKMCKDLHKEVRLEVDGKHVELPQVEGIIILNILSWGSGANPWGPEKEDQFSKPNHWDGMLEVVGVTGVVHLGQIQSGLRSAMRIAQGGHIKIHLHSDIPVQVDGEPWVQSPCDVVVLKSALKATMLKKMKGKMKRRNTEPTMLVSPGAQLAPLPSNDGESPTDPTNTTF from the exons tgtgTAACTTCGTGGTGCATGATCGCTGCTTCAAGACTGTGGTGTCCCCGTGTTCCAGCATTGCCGCCAGCCTTATCAAG AATCCGGTAGCCCACTGTTGGTCAGAACCGTTCCATCATAAGCGAAAATTTTGTAATGTGTGTAGGAAAAGGCTAGATGATAGCGTATCCATCCACTGTGAGA TTTGCGAGTACTTCGTACACACCGAATGTCAGGATTTCGCCGTTGCTGATTGCAAGGAAAACGCTACATATCTTCCGGGAAAGCAATTGTCGAACGTACACCACCAGCACCACTGGCGAGAGGGCAATCTGCCAAGCAACTCAAAATGCGCTCTCTGCAAGAAAACCTGCTGGACGACGGAATGCTTGTCGGGATATCGGTGCGAATGGTGCGGCATGACT TGTCATGCGACATGCCATGTCAATATAACATCCGAATGCACGTTCGGGGTGCTGGAACCGATTTACCTGCCACCGCATGCCGTCAGCATTCCAAGGACCGAAGTACCCATGGAGGCTATCATCGGTGTACAAGTTCGACGCAAGGATGTCACCATGTCTC TCATCAGTGGCGATAGTGATAGACGGACTGCTTTTTCGAGTGTCTTGAAGCGTCTTTCTGTTGTTTTGCCATCCTCATGTCAGGGCAAATGCCAGCCCTCACCCCCTTATGTTCGAG CGAGGAGCATTTCGGAAGAGTTCAGCAGTGGAGATGCTGGACGTTACAGGGATTCGGAGGAATACAGCCAGTCTCATACACCGGGACGCGACAGCAGACAGGACAAAACCAACAAGGATAAGGAGGATAGGGATGAGG AGGTGATCAAAGTCTATGATGGGAATAACTCATTGAGAAGAAGGATCTTCCGGACCATTGTGGTATCACGACAGGCACCATTGAAGCAAGTGTTAACACAAGCTTTACGGGCGTTTCATATCACAAAAGATCCAAGTTCATTCCATCTGACAGATCTCTATTCTCCAGAGGAGGCAGTTTTGCAAGATCCAACACCGGTGATGAATCTTCATAGGAAAGAAGGGAAAAGGCCCGCAGTTTTCCTCCGATTCAA GGATCGGGACAACGACAAGGGTGAAGTACGTGTCTACCCTGGCAAGTTACAGGTATCCCAGGCATTCTGCACCGTGCCTGTGGATTCCAATACATCGGTTGGTGATCTCATACGCGAAGCTCTCAAACGTTTCGGCCTCGAGGATTATAACTGCGAGGACTACCGTTGTAGCGAAGTGCTACTGGATCGTGGAG TCACTGAGCGTGTTTTATCATGGAACGAGAGGCCGTGGGAAATAATGAAACAATTAGGGAAAGACAGCATCAGACAGATGGAGCTCATGAGGTTTTATTTGCAGTTAAAACAAGACCCACATGGACCAAATGTAGCATTATTTGTGGGCAATTTGCCTCCGAATCTCTCCGAAAGGAACTACGAGAATATACTAACGGAGTTTTTAGGGAAAG aaaacaaattttctaaaattggtCCAATCTATTACGAATACGGGTCTATGGTTATAACGTACGAGGATTCCGATAAGGCTGTCAGAGCATTATACACTTTACGAGAATCAAAATTCGAGGACAAACACTTACTTG TGATGTTGTTGCCAAACATTGAACCCTCAATGACTCCAAGCGGCGTGCAACCGCTCCTGGTCTTCGTCAATGTTAAATCCGGGGGCTGTCAAGGCCTCGAACTCATATCCAGTTTTCGAAAGCTTCTGAACCCGTACCAAGTCTTCGATTTAGACAACGGCGGTCCTTTGCCAGGCTTGTACGTATTCAGAAACattcaaaactacaaaattcTGGTTTGTGGTGGTGACGGAACCATCGGTTGGGTTCTCCAGTGTTTGGACAATGTCGGACAGGACTCTCAGTGTTCTTCTCCGGCTTGTGCCATTGTTCCACTGGGAACAG GGAACGATTTGGCGAGGGTGCTCAGATGGGGGCCTGGATATACAGGAGGTGAAGACCCGTTAAATCTTTTACGGGATGTTATTGACGCGGAGGAAATACGCTTGGATCGATGGACGGTGGTGTTCCATCCAGAGGATAAACCCGATGACAGCGTTAAGCAGGTCAACTCCACCG GTTCGACGAGCGAAGACAACTCTCAAATCTTCGTAATGAACAATTATTTCGGGATCGGCATCGACGCAGACTTGTGTCTGGATTTTCACAACGCACGTGAAGAGAATCCCAACAAATTCAACAGTCGTTTGCACAACAAGAGCGTCTATGTCAAAATGGGGCTGCGCAAAATGGTGGGGCCAAAAATGTGCAAGGACTTGCACAAAGAAGTACGCTTAGAAGTCGACGGAAAGCATGTGGAACTACCTCAAGTGGAAGGCATCATCATACTTAATATACTAAG TTGGGGCTCCGGAGCCAATCCGTGGGGTCCGGAGAAGGAAGACCAGTTTTCGAAACCCAATCATTGGGATGGAATGTTGGAAGTAGTTGGAGTTACTGGAGTGGTACACTTGGGGCAGATCCAGTCAGGACTAAGATCGGCCATGAGGATTGCacaa GGTGGTCATATAAAAATTCATCTTCATTCAGACATTCCAGTCCAAGTGGATGGTGAACCATGGGTGCAAAGCCCTTGTGATGTCGTTGTGCTCAAGTCTGCTCTCAAG GCCACCATGCTGAAGAAGATGAAGGGCAAAATGAAGCGGCGCAACACCGAACCCACCATGCTTGTCTCACCGGGGGCCCAGCTGGCGCCCCTTCCTTCCAACGACGGGGAGTCGCCCACGGACCCCACAAACACCACCTTCTAA
- the LOC659765 gene encoding diacylglycerol kinase theta isoform X3 has product MASVAGSTEQPPAAHGHSFCKKTFHKPTYCHHCSDMLWGLIQQGFICEVCNFVVHDRCFKTVVSPCSSIAASLIKNPVAHCWSEPFHHKRKFCNVCRKRLDDSVSIHCEICEYFVHTECQDFAVADCKENATYLPGKQLSNVHHQHHWREGNLPSNSKCALCKKTCWTTECLSGYRCEWCGMTCHATCHVNITSECTFGVLEPIYLPPHAVSIPRTEVPMEAIIGVQVRRKDVTMSLISGDSDRRTAFSSVLKRLSVVLPSSCQGKCQPSPPYVRARSISEEFSSGDAGRYRDSEEYSQSHTPGRDSRQDKTNKDKEDRDEEVIKVYDGNNSLRRRIFRTIVVSRQAPLKQVLTQALRAFHITKDPSSFHLTDLYSPEEAVLQDPTPVMNLHRKEGKRPAVFLRFKDRDNDKGEVRVYPGKLQVSQAFCTVPVDSNTSVGDLIREALKRFGLEDYNCEDYRCSEVLLDRGVTERVLSWNERPWEIMKQLGKDSIRQMELMRFYLQLKQDPHGPNVALFVGNLPPNLSERNYENILTEFLGKENKFSKIGPIYYEYGSMVITYEDSDKAVRALYTLRESKFEDKHLLVMLLPNIEPSMTPSGVQPLLVFVNVKSGGCQGLELISSFRKLLNPYQVFDLDNGGPLPGLYVFRNIQNYKILVCGGDGTIGWVLQCLDNVGQDSQCSSPACAIVPLGTGNDLARVLRWGPGYTGGEDPLNLLRDVIDAEEIRLDRWTVVFHPEDKPDDSVKQVNSTGKKRQKLSKMKVTNEQIRKAVVAGSTSEDNSQIFVMNNYFGIGIDADLCLDFHNAREENPNKFNSRLHNKSVYVKMGLRKMVGPKMCKDLHKEVRLEVDGKHVELPQVEGIIILNILSWGSGANPWGPEKEDQFSKPNHWDGMLEVVGVTGVVHLGQIQSGLRSAMRIAQGGHIKIHLHSDIPVQVDGEPWVQSPCDVVVLKSALKATMLKKNKFKRRPTEPNILPANGEGGKSTDD; this is encoded by the exons tgtgTAACTTCGTGGTGCATGATCGCTGCTTCAAGACTGTGGTGTCCCCGTGTTCCAGCATTGCCGCCAGCCTTATCAAG AATCCGGTAGCCCACTGTTGGTCAGAACCGTTCCATCATAAGCGAAAATTTTGTAATGTGTGTAGGAAAAGGCTAGATGATAGCGTATCCATCCACTGTGAGA TTTGCGAGTACTTCGTACACACCGAATGTCAGGATTTCGCCGTTGCTGATTGCAAGGAAAACGCTACATATCTTCCGGGAAAGCAATTGTCGAACGTACACCACCAGCACCACTGGCGAGAGGGCAATCTGCCAAGCAACTCAAAATGCGCTCTCTGCAAGAAAACCTGCTGGACGACGGAATGCTTGTCGGGATATCGGTGCGAATGGTGCGGCATGACT TGTCATGCGACATGCCATGTCAATATAACATCCGAATGCACGTTCGGGGTGCTGGAACCGATTTACCTGCCACCGCATGCCGTCAGCATTCCAAGGACCGAAGTACCCATGGAGGCTATCATCGGTGTACAAGTTCGACGCAAGGATGTCACCATGTCTC TCATCAGTGGCGATAGTGATAGACGGACTGCTTTTTCGAGTGTCTTGAAGCGTCTTTCTGTTGTTTTGCCATCCTCATGTCAGGGCAAATGCCAGCCCTCACCCCCTTATGTTCGAG CGAGGAGCATTTCGGAAGAGTTCAGCAGTGGAGATGCTGGACGTTACAGGGATTCGGAGGAATACAGCCAGTCTCATACACCGGGACGCGACAGCAGACAGGACAAAACCAACAAGGATAAGGAGGATAGGGATGAGG AGGTGATCAAAGTCTATGATGGGAATAACTCATTGAGAAGAAGGATCTTCCGGACCATTGTGGTATCACGACAGGCACCATTGAAGCAAGTGTTAACACAAGCTTTACGGGCGTTTCATATCACAAAAGATCCAAGTTCATTCCATCTGACAGATCTCTATTCTCCAGAGGAGGCAGTTTTGCAAGATCCAACACCGGTGATGAATCTTCATAGGAAAGAAGGGAAAAGGCCCGCAGTTTTCCTCCGATTCAA GGATCGGGACAACGACAAGGGTGAAGTACGTGTCTACCCTGGCAAGTTACAGGTATCCCAGGCATTCTGCACCGTGCCTGTGGATTCCAATACATCGGTTGGTGATCTCATACGCGAAGCTCTCAAACGTTTCGGCCTCGAGGATTATAACTGCGAGGACTACCGTTGTAGCGAAGTGCTACTGGATCGTGGAG TCACTGAGCGTGTTTTATCATGGAACGAGAGGCCGTGGGAAATAATGAAACAATTAGGGAAAGACAGCATCAGACAGATGGAGCTCATGAGGTTTTATTTGCAGTTAAAACAAGACCCACATGGACCAAATGTAGCATTATTTGTGGGCAATTTGCCTCCGAATCTCTCCGAAAGGAACTACGAGAATATACTAACGGAGTTTTTAGGGAAAG aaaacaaattttctaaaattggtCCAATCTATTACGAATACGGGTCTATGGTTATAACGTACGAGGATTCCGATAAGGCTGTCAGAGCATTATACACTTTACGAGAATCAAAATTCGAGGACAAACACTTACTTG TGATGTTGTTGCCAAACATTGAACCCTCAATGACTCCAAGCGGCGTGCAACCGCTCCTGGTCTTCGTCAATGTTAAATCCGGGGGCTGTCAAGGCCTCGAACTCATATCCAGTTTTCGAAAGCTTCTGAACCCGTACCAAGTCTTCGATTTAGACAACGGCGGTCCTTTGCCAGGCTTGTACGTATTCAGAAACattcaaaactacaaaattcTGGTTTGTGGTGGTGACGGAACCATCGGTTGGGTTCTCCAGTGTTTGGACAATGTCGGACAGGACTCTCAGTGTTCTTCTCCGGCTTGTGCCATTGTTCCACTGGGAACAG GGAACGATTTGGCGAGGGTGCTCAGATGGGGGCCTGGATATACAGGAGGTGAAGACCCGTTAAATCTTTTACGGGATGTTATTGACGCGGAGGAAATACGCTTGGATCGATGGACGGTGGTGTTCCATCCAGAGGATAAACCCGATGACAGCGTTAAGCAGGTCAACTCCACCGGTAAGAAGAGGCAAAAACTGTCCAAAATGAAAGTGACCAATGAGCAAATTAGAAAAGCAG TTGTAGCAGGTTCGACGAGCGAAGACAACTCTCAAATCTTCGTAATGAACAATTATTTCGGGATCGGCATCGACGCAGACTTGTGTCTGGATTTTCACAACGCACGTGAAGAGAATCCCAACAAATTCAACAGTCGTTTGCACAACAAGAGCGTCTATGTCAAAATGGGGCTGCGCAAAATGGTGGGGCCAAAAATGTGCAAGGACTTGCACAAAGAAGTACGCTTAGAAGTCGACGGAAAGCATGTGGAACTACCTCAAGTGGAAGGCATCATCATACTTAATATACTAAG TTGGGGCTCCGGAGCCAATCCGTGGGGTCCGGAGAAGGAAGACCAGTTTTCGAAACCCAATCATTGGGATGGAATGTTGGAAGTAGTTGGAGTTACTGGAGTGGTACACTTGGGGCAGATCCAGTCAGGACTAAGATCGGCCATGAGGATTGCacaa GGTGGTCATATAAAAATTCATCTTCATTCAGACATTCCAGTCCAAGTGGATGGTGAACCATGGGTGCAAAGCCCTTGTGATGTCGTTGTGCTCAAGTCTGCTCTCAAG GCGACCATGCTGAAGAAAAATAAGTTCAAGCGTCGGCCTACAGAACCGAACATTCTTCCTGCCAATGGGGAGGGGGGCAAGAGCACCGATGACTAG